From the genome of Helicobacter sp. 12S02232-10, one region includes:
- the galE gene encoding UDP-glucose 4-epimerase GalE: protein MNLLFTGGSGYIGSHTALEFLKNTDYTLTIIDNLSTGFFENFQYLKNKFGDRINFIQSDLSDTATLENIFKETRFEGVLHFSASLIVSESVTNPLLYYTNNTLNTTSLIRLCIRHQIKNFIFSSSAAVYGEPDFKLIPVQENTPLNPINPYGVSKMMSEKILKDCSEAYDFNYIALRYFNVAGANIENCYDSKAGLGQRSKNATHLIKVACECASNKREKMFIFGDDYPTKDGTCIRDYIHINDLAIAHLEAWNYLIESQKSEVFNVGYAQGYSVKEVINTLKEISKTDFEVQILSRRAGDPAILVANNQKILSMTKWKPKYNDLKTIIQSAYEWEKYLL from the coding sequence ATGAATCTATTATTCACCGGAGGTAGCGGATATATCGGTTCTCACACAGCATTGGAATTTTTAAAAAATACCGATTATACCCTTACGATTATTGATAATCTAAGCACGGGTTTCTTTGAAAATTTCCAATATTTAAAAAACAAATTTGGCGACAGAATCAATTTTATACAATCAGATTTATCTGATACTGCCACTCTTGAAAATATTTTTAAAGAAACCCGTTTTGAAGGGGTTTTGCATTTTAGCGCTTCTTTGATTGTAAGCGAATCTGTTACTAACCCGCTTTTATACTATACAAATAATACACTCAATACGACTTCTTTGATTCGATTGTGTATCCGCCATCAAATAAAAAATTTTATTTTTTCCTCCAGTGCAGCTGTTTATGGAGAACCTGATTTTAAACTCATTCCCGTGCAAGAAAATACTCCTTTGAATCCTATCAATCCTTACGGAGTCTCTAAAATGATGAGCGAAAAAATTTTAAAGGACTGCAGTGAAGCATATGATTTTAATTATATTGCGCTTCGATATTTCAATGTAGCAGGAGCGAATATAGAAAATTGTTATGACTCCAAAGCAGGTTTAGGGCAAAGAAGCAAAAACGCCACACATTTGATTAAAGTTGCTTGTGAATGTGCAAGCAATAAAAGAGAGAAAATGTTTATTTTTGGTGATGACTACCCCACTAAAGATGGTACCTGTATTCGTGACTATATTCATATCAACGACTTAGCAATCGCGCATTTAGAAGCTTGGAATTATTTGATAGAGTCTCAAAAATCAGAAGTTTTTAATGTAGGCTATGCACAAGGATACAGCGTCAAAGAAGTCATCAACACTCTCAAAGAAATCTCTAAAACAGATTTTGAAGTTCAAATTCTTTCTAGAAGGGCTGGCGATCCAGCAATCTTAGTAGCAAACAACCAAAAAATACTCTCAATGACAAAATGGAAACCAAAATATAATGATTTAAAAACTATCATCCAAAGTGCTTATGAATGGGAAAAATATTTGCTTTAA
- the ruvC gene encoding crossover junction endodeoxyribonuclease RuvC — MNILGIDPGSRNCGYAIVNLELNKISLIEAGFIKMKERVLQHQILEFVEGIDLVLQSYKIDEVAIEDMFYAYNPKSVIKLAQFRGALSLKILQELGNFAEYTPLQIKKALTGNGKAGKNQVAFMVKRILGIKGEIKPLDITDAIAIAITHSQRLKVEKKG; from the coding sequence ATGAATATTTTAGGTATTGATCCTGGAAGCAGGAATTGCGGTTATGCAATTGTCAATTTAGAACTCAATAAAATTTCTTTGATTGAAGCAGGTTTTATCAAGATGAAAGAACGAGTATTACAGCATCAAATCTTAGAATTTGTGGAGGGCATTGATTTGGTGTTACAATCTTATAAGATTGATGAAGTTGCTATTGAAGATATGTTTTATGCTTATAATCCTAAATCTGTTATTAAGTTGGCTCAATTTCGTGGGGCTCTTAGCTTAAAAATTTTGCAGGAGTTGGGAAATTTTGCCGAATATACGCCTTTACAGATTAAAAAAGCATTGACAGGAAATGGAAAAGCTGGAAAAAATCAAGTAGCTTTTATGGTCAAGAGAATATTAGGTATTAAAGGCGAGATCAAGCCTTTGGATATTACTGATGCAATTGCGATTGCCATCACGCATTCACAACGCCTGAAAGTGGAAAAAAAAGGCTGA
- the dnaA gene encoding chromosomal replication initiator protein DnaA codes for MLENDILKQLKDEITEYEYNTYISKMKYDENTSKSDLAVFIVPNIYIANWIKTKYSEKIIHLFEIYKKIKPEISIIVESQKKDVKSSKNYGSKLQTRAILNPSYTFDSFVVGDSNRFCYEIAKKISQRQAEVYNPVLIYGGTGLGKTHILNAIGNSVSEKNKIVIYVTAEQFLNDFITRINNNTMDRFRDKYRSCDYLLIDDVQFFGGKEGVQQEFFHTFNELHDKKKQIVMTSDKPPKQILGLEERLKSRFEWGIIADIQPPGLETKIAIIIQKCHLNQIEIDREIIHYLASNINDNIRQIEGIILKLNAQASIIGQNITLAMAKNAIKDTQKENLENITLENIIKIVSKELNIKPSEIKSKSRNKTTANARRIVIYLARTLTPNSMPALAQFLNMKDHSSVSKAMKMITTEIAENINIKSMIEEMKNKIQNEQNNKII; via the coding sequence ATGTTAGAAAATGATATATTAAAACAGCTTAAAGACGAAATTACAGAGTATGAATACAATACCTATATATCAAAAATGAAATACGATGAAAATACCTCTAAATCGGACTTAGCAGTCTTTATTGTCCCTAACATCTACATTGCCAATTGGATAAAAACCAAATACAGTGAAAAGATCATACACTTGTTTGAAATTTATAAAAAAATTAAGCCAGAAATAAGCATTATTGTGGAATCGCAAAAAAAAGATGTGAAAAGTTCGAAAAACTACGGATCCAAGCTTCAAACTCGAGCAATTTTAAATCCCTCTTATACATTTGATTCCTTTGTAGTGGGAGATTCAAACCGATTCTGCTATGAAATTGCTAAAAAAATCTCTCAAAGACAAGCTGAAGTTTATAATCCAGTTTTAATCTATGGAGGTACAGGTCTTGGAAAAACACATATTCTCAATGCTATTGGCAATAGTGTTTCAGAAAAAAATAAAATAGTCATTTATGTTACAGCCGAACAATTTTTAAATGACTTCATCACCCGCATTAACAACAACACAATGGATCGATTCCGAGACAAATACCGAAGTTGTGATTATCTATTGATTGATGATGTTCAATTTTTTGGAGGTAAAGAAGGCGTCCAACAAGAATTTTTTCATACTTTTAATGAACTTCACGACAAAAAAAAGCAAATCGTGATGACAAGTGATAAACCCCCTAAACAAATCTTAGGTTTAGAAGAAAGATTAAAATCAAGATTTGAATGGGGAATCATTGCAGATATCCAACCGCCTGGATTGGAAACAAAAATTGCTATCATCATTCAAAAATGCCATCTTAATCAAATTGAAATTGACCGCGAAATTATCCATTATCTTGCTTCAAATATCAATGACAATATTCGCCAAATTGAAGGGATTATTCTAAAACTGAATGCCCAAGCTTCTATTATCGGACAAAATATCACCTTAGCAATGGCAAAAAATGCCATCAAAGACACTCAAAAAGAAAATTTAGAAAATATTACACTAGAAAATATCATTAAAATCGTCTCAAAAGAACTCAACATCAAACCCAGCGAAATCAAATCAAAATCTAGAAACAAAACTACAGCCAATGCTAGAAGAATCGTTATTTACCTCGCAAGAACACTCACACCAAACTCAATGCCTGCCTTAGCTCAGTTTTTAAATATGAAAGATCATAGCTCAGTGAGTAAAGCAATGAAAATGATTACAACAGAAATCGCTGAAAACATCAATATTAAATCAATGATCGAAGAAATGAAAAACAAAATTCAAAATGAGCAAAATAACAAAATAATATAA
- a CDS encoding relaxase/mobilization nuclease domain-containing protein produces the protein MNGINNTGIITKLPLKYIISDDEPLFEYEPVKRTSKTPKSYSDNLIFAFKSFHSKKDLHLQSNFYSPNSLLGSSLFASQSSKQVVIKNIGNLNHKHLFNALSYTIKNAIEKTAFNEFFELKSFKEILEEWKPDYVNAKENDKVGLHLVFSLKEAKSEKILKLLQTAVYQTLKSNLTDYSFVLIPHSHQNNPHIHCVINKTNQTTGRKLHFASKSECREFYHQLREDFKNNLFYLSDGKLDYSNNPKIKLESIEEEIKAVQAQSNNLSRFDAESFYNSAFRDLNNRHQFLKKVDSKFQNDLEDLLAKRESLSFDKKSFENLKNENAIQSLQKDISKNSKAMGRLESEMKHLIGWSDKFKVFSQNFTLLEKKKTLLSSLKTFEPYASKVVFKNMSILKNDILSHHLRVKNHSIALNKAMNMIALLNSDKTNLFELKKQLQTYKTYERYLKSFNTQKAIKTSNDDLESFLQTIEIRKKEILGLIKKRLAFLVQRHQELDIQVQKDYKAFNEAFKRDCLKVFDSNGESRALFRNLKALDFITKELMVSKTLLKDSYTQTLDKKYQNKIDSQIKQVDLFKGGVANTNKISQMTKETKDNNPKLSESIKPYPKNQQKD, from the coding sequence TTGAATGGAATAAACAATACCGGTATCATTACAAAACTTCCGTTAAAATATATCATTTCAGATGACGAGCCTTTATTTGAATATGAACCTGTCAAAAGAACTTCCAAAACCCCTAAAAGTTATTCTGATAATTTGATCTTTGCTTTTAAAAGCTTTCATTCCAAAAAAGATTTGCATTTACAATCAAATTTCTATTCTCCAAATTCTTTATTAGGCTCTTCATTATTTGCATCACAATCTTCCAAACAAGTCGTGATTAAAAACATTGGCAATTTAAATCATAAACATCTTTTTAATGCTTTGAGCTATACAATAAAAAATGCAATTGAAAAAACAGCTTTTAATGAGTTTTTTGAACTAAAAAGTTTTAAAGAAATTTTAGAGGAATGGAAGCCTGATTATGTGAATGCTAAAGAAAATGATAAAGTAGGCTTGCATTTGGTTTTCTCTCTCAAAGAGGCTAAGAGTGAAAAAATCTTAAAGCTTTTACAAACTGCTGTTTATCAAACTTTAAAATCTAACCTAACAGATTATTCTTTTGTCTTAATTCCCCATTCTCATCAAAACAATCCGCATATCCATTGCGTTATCAATAAAACCAATCAAACAACAGGCAGGAAACTTCATTTTGCCTCTAAGAGCGAATGCAGAGAGTTTTATCATCAACTCCGCGAAGATTTTAAAAATAATCTTTTTTATCTTTCTGATGGCAAACTCGACTATTCAAACAATCCAAAAATTAAATTGGAAAGCATTGAAGAAGAAATAAAGGCTGTTCAAGCCCAAAGTAACAATTTAAGTCGTTTTGATGCGGAGAGTTTTTATAATAGCGCTTTTAGAGATTTAAACAATCGCCATCAATTTTTAAAAAAAGTCGATTCGAAATTTCAAAACGATCTCGAAGATCTTTTAGCCAAGAGGGAGAGTTTGTCTTTCGATAAAAAAAGTTTTGAAAATCTTAAGAATGAAAATGCCATTCAATCGCTCCAAAAAGATATTTCAAAGAATTCTAAGGCAATGGGCAGGCTTGAATCAGAAATGAAACATTTGATAGGTTGGAGTGATAAATTTAAGGTTTTCAGTCAAAATTTTACGCTTTTAGAGAAGAAAAAGACTTTATTGTCTTCATTAAAGACTTTTGAGCCTTATGCTTCAAAAGTTGTTTTTAAGAATATGAGTATCTTAAAAAATGACATTTTATCCCATCATTTAAGAGTAAAAAATCATTCGATTGCATTGAATAAGGCAATGAATATGATAGCATTGTTAAATTCAGACAAAACCAATCTTTTTGAACTTAAAAAACAGCTCCAAACTTATAAGACTTATGAACGCTATTTGAAATCTTTTAATACTCAAAAGGCTATAAAAACCTCAAATGATGATTTGGAATCTTTTTTACAAACGATTGAGATTAGAAAAAAGGAAATTTTAGGATTAATCAAAAAGCGATTGGCATTTTTGGTTCAAAGGCATCAAGAACTTGATATTCAGGTTCAAAAAGATTATAAGGCATTTAACGAAGCTTTTAAGAGGGATTGCTTAAAAGTTTTTGACAGCAATGGAGAAAGCCGTGCTTTATTCAGAAATTTAAAAGCACTGGATTTTATTACAAAAGAATTGATGGTTTCTAAAACATTATTAAAAGATAGCTACACCCAAACTCTAGATAAGAAGTATCAAAATAAAATTGACTCTCAAATCAAACAGGTCGATTTATTCAAAGGAGGGGTTGCAAATACAAATAAAATATCCCAAATGACAAAAGAAACAAAGGATAATAATCCCAAATTGAGTGAATCAATAAAACCATATCCCAAAAATCAGCAGAAGGATTAA
- a CDS encoding Fic family protein: MQYNPDFLENTHIFNQDELLSLEKISEKMPLELFLNSRGDKGLVEWLKFDFVYSSSQIEGNTYDRFETLALLEEGITAGGKKYSDALMILNLRDAYEEILRDQIIPVNKQTLKHLHSIITKDLLPAKDIGSIREDDVKIMGTSYQPLGNREKINAELDYLFKKYNTLNNPFDRALYLHNNLAYLQCFQDGNKRTARAMQFLSLKNDGIMPMVLIDTDKAVYSEYRKALIIYYESGDYSETKEFFKKNYEKLYSEIIPLFAQDKALQDKIKPKGYQLEKSLKIKQNNQKRKGDIQCDIP; this comes from the coding sequence ATGCAATATAATCCTGATTTTTTGGAAAATACGCACATCTTTAATCAAGATGAACTTTTAAGTTTGGAAAAAATATCCGAAAAGATGCCTTTAGAATTATTTTTGAATTCAAGAGGCGATAAAGGGCTTGTAGAGTGGCTTAAATTTGATTTTGTATATTCAAGCTCTCAAATTGAGGGCAATACGTATGACAGATTTGAAACTTTAGCATTGCTGGAAGAAGGTATCACTGCGGGGGGTAAAAAATACAGCGATGCTTTAATGATTTTGAACCTAAGGGATGCTTATGAGGAGATTTTACGTGATCAAATAATCCCTGTCAATAAGCAAACTCTAAAACATCTCCATAGCATTATAACCAAAGATTTATTGCCAGCTAAAGACATCGGCTCCATTAGAGAAGACGATGTAAAAATAATGGGAACTTCCTATCAGCCCTTAGGCAATCGAGAAAAAATAAATGCTGAATTGGATTATTTATTTAAAAAATATAATACTTTGAATAATCCCTTTGATCGCGCACTTTATTTGCACAATAATCTTGCCTATCTTCAATGCTTTCAAGACGGCAATAAAAGAACGGCAAGGGCGATGCAATTTTTGTCTTTAAAAAATGACGGCATAATGCCAATGGTATTAATTGATACTGACAAGGCAGTCTATAGTGAATACAGAAAAGCATTGATTATTTATTATGAAAGTGGCGATTATAGCGAGACTAAAGAATTTTTTAAGAAAAACTATGAAAAATTGTATTCCGAAATTATCCCATTATTTGCTCAAGACAAGGCATTGCAAGATAAAATAAAACCAAAAGGTTATCAGCTTGAAAAATCACTTAAAATAAAGCAAAATAATCAAAAAAGAAAGGGTGATATTCAATGCGATATTCCATAA
- a CDS encoding AAA family ATPase, which yields MIITIANEKGGSGKSTLCLNLALRLMKANREVVVLDTDMQKSIEVFLNIRNEKELHSFPLYNRTGNITDTLKQMSAKYENILIDTKGEDSKECQKAMLLSDLVIIPTTPSQLDIAVLLEMFERIQNIQVINEKLRVCILMNRIPPIPYLKEKQALIDFISENKEDLNIDLLENILHERIAYKRSVSEGLGVIEYDEPKAKKEFESLYDELESRFFKQSFKQNSKQKPA from the coding sequence ATGATTATTACCATAGCCAATGAAAAAGGCGGATCCGGAAAAAGCACGCTTTGTTTAAACCTTGCTTTAAGGCTGATGAAAGCAAATAGAGAAGTTGTAGTTTTAGATACGGATATGCAAAAAAGCATTGAAGTTTTTTTAAACATTCGCAATGAAAAAGAGCTGCATTCATTCCCCTTATACAACAGAACAGGCAATATTACAGATACTTTAAAGCAAATGAGTGCAAAATATGAAAACATTCTCATTGACACTAAAGGCGAAGATTCTAAAGAATGCCAAAAAGCAATGTTACTTTCTGATTTAGTTATCATCCCTACTACCCCTTCGCAATTAGATATTGCAGTTTTATTGGAAATGTTTGAACGGATTCAAAACATTCAAGTCATCAATGAAAAGTTAAGAGTCTGTATTTTAATGAACAGGATTCCTCCAATACCGTATTTGAAAGAAAAACAAGCTTTGATTGATTTCATCTCAGAAAATAAGGAAGATTTAAACATTGATTTGTTGGAAAATATCTTGCACGAAAGGATTGCTTATAAACGAAGCGTGTCAGAAGGACTTGGAGTAATTGAATATGATGAGCCAAAGGCAAAAAAAGAATTTGAAAGTCTTTATGATGAACTTGAGAGTAGATTTTTCAAACAAAGTTTTAAACAAAACTCAAAACAAAAACCCGCTTAA
- a CDS encoding sel1 repeat family protein encodes MRKHYKFLIIVSLLGLNFNFLNADQTLSIDENIQRCDKGDLQACFDAKDWNGLAKQCLKNNEAACGEIIRMVVNPKAYTEGAEYFSIDKFENIKIYEKACAKEFPEACRLLSIKYQDGDKNFKIDYPKSRKYFIKSCQLSSNGQKNCDYKYLQYNSDEELDKSKLQTKILKKLCNDGDNTFCYLYGDRLMNQKYRLPEDFNEAKNIFQKLCDVNDKTLMPLGCYNLGVVISHLDAKEHDKYDEKLLDYTQARDLFDQSCNNRYSIIDACYYLATIYRYKLAKKKSWLEGSDHYYDKACNSGFAKACKEKNLIVEKYKNLRK; translated from the coding sequence ATGAGAAAACACTACAAGTTCTTAATTATTGTCAGTCTGCTCGGCTTGAATTTCAATTTTTTAAATGCCGATCAAACCTTATCCATTGATGAAAATATACAAAGATGCGACAAGGGAGATTTGCAAGCTTGCTTTGATGCCAAAGATTGGAATGGATTAGCAAAGCAATGTCTTAAAAATAATGAAGCGGCTTGCGGCGAAATAATTCGTATGGTAGTAAATCCAAAAGCATATACCGAAGGTGCCGAATATTTTAGCATAGACAAGTTTGAAAATATAAAAATTTATGAGAAAGCATGTGCAAAAGAGTTTCCGGAGGCTTGTAGATTACTTTCAATAAAATATCAAGACGGAGATAAAAATTTCAAAATTGACTATCCAAAATCTAGGAAATATTTTATAAAAAGTTGTCAATTAAGCTCTAACGGTCAAAAAAATTGCGATTACAAATACTTGCAATACAATTCGGATGAAGAATTAGACAAATCAAAATTACAAACAAAGATATTAAAAAAACTCTGCAATGACGGTGACAACACTTTTTGTTATTTGTATGGAGACAGGTTAATGAATCAAAAATACAGACTGCCGGAAGATTTTAATGAGGCAAAAAATATTTTTCAAAAACTTTGCGATGTGAATGATAAAACCTTAATGCCGTTGGGATGTTACAATTTAGGTGTTGTCATCAGTCATCTTGATGCGAAAGAACACGATAAATACGATGAAAAACTTTTAGATTATACCCAAGCAAGGGATTTGTTTGACCAATCTTGCAACAATCGGTATAGTATAATAGATGCCTGCTACTATTTAGCCACCATATATAGATACAAACTTGCCAAGAAAAAAAGCTGGCTGGAGGGCTCGGATCATTATTATGACAAAGCTTGCAATAGTGGATTTGCTAAGGCTTGCAAGGAAAAAAATCTTATCGTTGAAAAATACAAAAATTTGAGAAAATAA
- a CDS encoding site-specific integrase: MTKMTSLERELFELIKDYADFKSKTYSKHNVRDLDSFQILQNQINNTQSMQELNGICQRLCYFGVKSIANLKILNHFYNFLKENSKALKIKELKLLKESVVIDFLYNLSLRYKDSSIFVFKTNIGTFFKYLDKNRGYRFNFSLKMSLGKQVKIPKFLPKEKFFDFINYLKNASFHTDLDKRNRLIVLIVAYSGLRSSEVRGLKTTDITGDEQNYYFKVNGKGNKERIAIIRKELIEEFLQEWLNTPTRKRKNSKGYIFMTAKNTNTTSYFLNKILKKLGFLQDINVGLHMLRHSFGSYIYGETKDLILTQNALGHSNIETTKIYIHTNNDYCRQVANLF, translated from the coding sequence ATGACAAAGATGACTTCGTTGGAACGGGAATTATTTGAGCTTATTAAAGACTATGCAGACTTTAAGTCTAAAACCTATTCAAAACACAATGTAAGAGATTTAGACAGTTTCCAAATTTTGCAAAATCAAATTAACAATACCCAAAGTATGCAAGAATTAAACGGCATTTGTCAGCGACTTTGTTACTTTGGTGTTAAGAGCATTGCAAATTTAAAGATTTTAAACCATTTTTATAACTTTCTAAAAGAAAATAGCAAAGCATTAAAAATTAAAGAATTGAAGTTGTTGAAAGAGAGCGTGGTGATTGATTTTTTATACAATTTAAGCTTAAGGTATAAGGATTCCTCAATTTTTGTGTTTAAAACAAATATTGGAACTTTTTTTAAATATTTGGATAAAAACAGAGGTTACCGCTTCAACTTTAGTCTAAAAATGTCGCTTGGCAAACAGGTAAAAATCCCTAAATTCTTACCAAAAGAAAAGTTTTTTGATTTCATCAATTATCTTAAAAATGCCTCTTTTCACACAGACTTAGATAAACGCAATCGTCTCATTGTTCTCATTGTAGCTTATAGCGGGCTAAGAAGTTCAGAGGTGCGTGGGTTAAAAACGACTGATATAACCGGTGATGAGCAAAATTATTATTTTAAGGTGAATGGCAAGGGGAATAAAGAAAGAATTGCAATTATCAGAAAAGAATTGATAGAAGAATTTTTGCAAGAATGGTTAAACACACCGACTAGAAAGCGAAAAAATAGCAAAGGTTATATTTTTATGACTGCAAAAAATACAAACACAACAAGCTATTTCTTAAACAAAATCCTTAAAAAACTGGGATTCTTGCAAGATATCAACGTTGGTTTGCATATGCTACGCCATAGCTTTGGAAGTTATATTTATGGGGAAACCAAAGACTTGATTTTAACCCAAAATGCCTTAGGACACTCCAATATTGAAACAACTAAAATTTATATCCATACCAACAATGATTATTGTAGGCAGGTGGCAAATTTGTTTTGA
- a CDS encoding toprim domain-containing protein — MEDFKTLLNKILLQGEFESVIELIDKEIVAISKQTDYNIIHDTINLCLIVLDEKKPIGKFSYGEKLQEIVNESDYANNTKDSGFVIKNQLSQYSQAYLRRVREALIRERSTNNRSDSQVQDNTSGNRTLETSYTTEFILHNRESNSYQRGFAGTIKSNNTGADSLARQSLTSPPKQVRSNEFKPKAFTDLTLLPLHKILLCNGFKLNKDSSSVNNPVVFNDNDKLVICKKEGHYLYFNTDGSNDRGNIINFCKHRGVNVSDLIKNYENGNVDLESHQIPQYFNSELNSAQTIKKFNEMSAYNRNNNEFFANRGLYDALINEYDTQIKLDGFGDVCFPHFKLSHIPNINKNNSLQEGELQTIQPKTMLTMCGYTKRLKFPLTKNTNGSIKEKPLKQIHYGAKGLEILKPNGLLNPTDSKQIKQIVITESIIDSLSFLQLFSNFNPKETMLIGTCGDFNFEIGLKPSLEAIMKILNPDIRIVLGFDNDTKGRKFSEEFERFILEKTKKAPMVYKPFCKDLNDDLKLSQLTGLKKLNNDSLNDFLEKQLLTYKKSSDTLKRKNILETFRKIDKYKPLKENFKNSFNEINKHKAIREL, encoded by the coding sequence ATGGAAGATTTTAAAACCCTGCTTAATAAAATACTCTTGCAAGGAGAGTTTGAATCAGTAATAGAGTTGATTGATAAAGAGATTGTTGCAATTTCCAAGCAAACCGATTATAATATAATTCACGATACAATCAATCTTTGCCTGATTGTTTTGGATGAGAAAAAACCCATAGGCAAGTTTAGCTATGGTGAGAAACTGCAGGAGATTGTCAATGAATCAGACTATGCAAACAACACAAAGGACAGTGGATTTGTTATCAAAAATCAACTCAGCCAATATTCCCAAGCTTACCTTAGAAGAGTTCGAGAAGCGCTCATTAGAGAGAGAAGCACAAACAACCGCTCTGATAGCCAAGTCCAAGACAATACTTCAGGCAATAGAACATTGGAAACATCATATACTACCGAATTCATCTTACACAACAGAGAAAGTAATAGCTATCAAAGAGGATTTGCAGGAACAATTAAAAGCAATAACACAGGAGCTGATAGTCTTGCGAGACAATCACTGACTTCCCCACCAAAACAAGTCCGCTCAAACGAATTCAAACCTAAAGCTTTCACTGATTTAACTTTACTTCCCTTACATAAAATCCTCCTTTGCAATGGTTTTAAACTCAATAAAGATTCAAGCTCGGTAAATAATCCGGTTGTTTTTAATGACAACGACAAGCTTGTGATCTGTAAAAAAGAGGGACATTATCTTTATTTTAATACTGATGGAAGCAATGACAGAGGAAATATCATCAATTTTTGCAAACATCGAGGTGTAAATGTAAGTGATTTAATTAAAAATTATGAAAATGGCAACGTTGATTTGGAAAGTCATCAAATCCCGCAATACTTTAATTCGGAATTAAACTCCGCTCAAACCATTAAGAAATTTAATGAAATGTCTGCTTATAACCGAAACAATAATGAATTCTTTGCTAATCGGGGGCTGTATGACGCCCTGATAAATGAATACGACACCCAAATTAAACTTGACGGATTTGGAGATGTTTGTTTCCCGCATTTTAAGCTCTCACACATTCCGAATATTAATAAAAACAACTCCTTACAAGAGGGAGAATTGCAAACAATACAACCAAAAACAATGCTTACAATGTGCGGTTATACCAAACGCCTTAAATTTCCTCTGACTAAAAATACTAACGGCAGCATAAAAGAAAAACCGCTCAAACAGATTCATTACGGAGCAAAAGGCTTAGAGATTTTAAAACCAAACGGGCTTTTAAACCCTACAGATTCCAAACAGATCAAACAGATTGTGATAACAGAATCCATCATTGATTCTTTAAGCTTTTTACAACTTTTTTCAAACTTTAATCCTAAAGAAACGATGTTAATAGGAACTTGTGGAGATTTTAACTTTGAGATTGGACTTAAGCCAAGCTTGGAGGCGATTATGAAGATATTAAATCCTGATATTCGAATAGTTTTGGGTTTTGACAATGACACCAAAGGACGCAAATTCAGTGAGGAATTTGAAAGGTTTATTTTAGAAAAAACAAAAAAAGCTCCGATGGTTTATAAGCCGTTTTGCAAGGATTTAAACGACGATTTAAAACTTTCTCAACTCACCGGATTGAAAAAACTCAATAATGACAGCTTGAATGATTTTTTAGAAAAACAATTGCTCACTTATAAAAAAAGCTCCGACACTCTCAAACGAAAAAATATTCTAGAGACTTTTAGAAAAATAGATAAATATAAACCCCTCAAAGAAAATTTTAAAAATTCATTTAATGAAATCAACAAACATAAGGCAATCAGGGAGCTTTAG